In a single window of the Sediminicoccus sp. KRV36 genome:
- a CDS encoding CoA transferase: MSTPKDGPKPYEGIFVLDAAQGIAGPYCGMLLAQSGATVIKLEPPKGDWSRGLTTRAGSHSVMHTAFNRGKRGVVLDLATDEGRARAAKLAAKADVLIEAFRPGVAARIGLGPEAAKPDAVCVSVSGFGQSGPYRERPCTDGIAQAFSGLVSVNAGADGVPHKTGTLVVDIVTGISAFAACQAALAERAQDAAAGRPGRRRHLDVSLMQTAASLLVLPIAEAGLLGRMPGELNVPAGSYPTKDGAWVMFALVREEEWVTLCKQLGREDLLSDPRFTDFKARFANKPALVAILRELFLTRDAAHWVELLQAARLLCDRVNTPLEFLEDPHVKAVRAAPLLHQPELGALPFPAIPGLGAWEEPAPALGAETEALFAEWGI; the protein is encoded by the coding sequence ATGTCCACACCCAAAGACGGGCCGAAGCCTTACGAGGGGATCTTCGTGCTGGATGCCGCGCAGGGCATCGCCGGCCCTTACTGCGGCATGCTGCTGGCGCAATCCGGTGCCACCGTCATCAAGCTGGAGCCGCCCAAGGGCGATTGGTCGCGCGGGCTGACCACGCGGGCCGGCAGCCACAGCGTGATGCACACGGCCTTCAACCGTGGCAAGCGTGGCGTGGTGCTGGACCTGGCCACCGATGAGGGCCGCGCGCGGGCGGCGAAACTGGCCGCCAAGGCGGATGTGCTGATCGAGGCGTTCCGCCCCGGTGTCGCGGCACGGATCGGCCTGGGGCCGGAGGCCGCCAAGCCGGATGCGGTCTGCGTCTCGGTCTCGGGCTTCGGCCAATCCGGCCCCTATCGCGAGCGTCCCTGCACGGATGGCATCGCCCAGGCGTTTTCCGGCCTCGTTTCGGTGAATGCGGGGGCGGATGGCGTGCCGCACAAGACGGGCACGCTGGTGGTGGATATCGTCACCGGCATTTCCGCCTTCGCCGCCTGCCAGGCCGCCCTGGCCGAGCGCGCGCAGGATGCGGCGGCGGGGCGCCCGGGGCGGCGGCGGCACCTCGATGTCTCGCTGATGCAGACCGCCGCCTCCCTGCTCGTGCTGCCGATCGCCGAGGCGGGATTGCTGGGGCGCATGCCGGGCGAGCTCAATGTCCCGGCCGGCAGCTACCCGACGAAGGACGGCGCCTGGGTGATGTTCGCCCTGGTCCGCGAGGAGGAATGGGTGACGCTGTGCAAGCAGCTCGGCCGCGAGGATCTGCTGAGTGACCCCCGCTTCACCGATTTCAAGGCGCGCTTCGCCAACAAGCCCGCGCTGGTGGCCATCCTGCGGGAATTGTTCCTGACGCGGGATGCGGCGCATTGGGTGGAATTGCTCCAGGCCGCGCGGTTGCTGTGTGACCGGGTGAACACGCCGCTGGAATTCCTGGAGGATCCGCATGTGAAGGCGGTGCGCGCCGCCCCGCTCCTGCACCAGCCGGAACTGGGCGCATTGCCCTTTCCGGCCATCCCGGGCCTGGGCGCCTGGGAGGAACCCGCCCCCGCCCTGGGGGCCGAAACCGAGGCGCTCTTTGCCGAATGGGGAATTTGA